The window GCGTCGGGATGGCGCTGCTCATTCTGATGGGCGTGCTCGTCCTCTGTTCCCTTTTTTCGAACGATGTCTCGCACAGTTTGCGCGTCTTTGGCGACTACTACGGTTACCGCATGATCGCGTTCTATGCCGTGCTGCTGATGATCCGTGAGAAACGGCAGCTCGCGCGGATCGGCATATGCGTCGCCGCCTCGTTCGTCGTCAACGATCTCGCGATCATCGCTCAAGGGATTGTCTATGGGAATATGCGGGCGGACGGATTTTCGTTTTCCATGACATCGGGCGGCTTTCTCTCGATGCTGCTCCCCGCGCTTGCCGTGCTCCTCATGAGCGGGCGGCTCGATGCACGGTACCGCATCCCTGCGGCGGCGACGCTCCTCGTCGGCTGCGCGGCGCTCCTCTTTAACGGGACGCGCGGCGCGTGGGTCGCCGTGCCGATTGACGTGCTTGTCTGTGCGGTGTTCTTGGTGCGTGACAAGAAAAGACTGCTCGCGGGCATATTGGCGGCGGTGGTCGTATTTGGCACGGTGTTCGCCCTCTCGCCGGCACTCTCCTCGCGCTTTGCCTCGATTGGCGATACGAAGATGCAGAGCAGCTCCGAACGGTTTCTGCTCTGGACGAGCGCGGCGCATATGTTCACGGATCATCCCGTGCTCGGCATCGGCTATGCGGGCTTTAACGCGGCATATCACGAACAGTACATTTTGCCGGAGGCAAAGGAGCGTGAGCTTGGGCACGCACACAGCAATGTCATGCAGATGCTCGGCGAGTGCGGCGCGGTGGGGCTCGCGGCACTGCTCTTCTGGTGGGGCGCGTGCCTGTCGTACGGCATCCGCGCATGGCGGACGGCGCAGCACATCGCGGGGCTGCTCCTGCCTGCCGTCCTCCTCGGTCTGATCCTCCAAGGACTGACCGAGTACAACATGGGGAACTCCTCTGTGATGAAGCTGCACTGGCTGCTCATGGGGCTGTGTCTCCAGTGGCTGCGGCTGGATTTGGACGGGCGGAGGATACGGTGAGAGTTGCGATTCTGGAAACGGTGAAAGCGGATGGCGGGTTTGAACTTGAGTTCGACCACATCATCATAGAGACGCTGAAGGAGGAGGGGCATGAGCCCATCCTCTTTTTGCCGCGGGATACGGATCTCGGACGGGACTTCGGCGTGCCTGTGTGCTATCTGGCGGGCGGGCGCATCGTCAGCTACGATGGTGCGGGGCGGCTCAAAAAGATCTGGCTCTCCGTGCAGCGGGAATACCGGCGCGTCCGATGGTTCGACGCGATGGCGGAGGCGGTACGGCGGGAGCGGATCGATGCCGTGCTGCTCACGACGGCGACCTATCGCTATCTGCGGGCACTGAAAAAAAGTGCGCTGCGCGACAGCCCCGTGCCCGTATATTTCATCTTCCTCGGCGTGAACCTGCAGGAAATGCCGAAATTCCAAAAAGCGGCGCGGTCGTGTCTGCCATATCGGAACATCCGGCTGTGCGTGACAACGCTGCGGGACGACTTCGGCGCAGCACGCCCCGCCAACGTGCGCCTCATCGCCCCGCCCGTGATGTCGCTGCCCGTCGCGTGCGAACGGCGGACGGACGCGGTGCTGCGCATCGGGTTCTTCGGACACTATCGCAGGGGGGAGAAAAAGCTCGCGTGGTATCTGCGTGCGGCGGAGGAAGGGCGGTTTTCGCGCCCCGTGCATTTCGTCTTGCAGGCAGCACCGACGACGGCGGCGGATCGCGCGGAGGTGGAGGCGCTCGTGGCGCGGTATCGGGAGCATCCGCAGATCACCGTGCTGACGGAAAAGCTGATCGGGGCTTCGTGGTACGCGGCGATTGCCTCCGTGGACGCGCTGTTTCTGCCCTATACGGCGGAGCGTTACCGCTACAACTGGAGCGCACTCTACTTTACCGCGATCGGCTTTCAAAAACCCGTCTTGACGACTGCCGTGCTGAATCCCGAGATCATGGCGGCGTTTGACATCGGCAGTGTGGTGGACATGGAACGCTATGAGGACTTTTGCGCGGGGATGGAGGACTTTGTCAATCATTTTGCCGCGCGGCAGGGGCTCTATCGGGAGCAGCTTGCGGCGGCGGCGGCGCGATACAGCAGGGCGAACTTTGTTCGGCATCTGCTGAACTAGGGGGTGGATGGGTGCAATCCTTTTATCAACTGGCGAAACAGATCTATGATATGAACAATCCGCGTGAGGTGCGGCGTGCCGTGATCTTTTGTGCGCGTGCATGGCTGCATCGCGGGGAAATGCAGAAACTCGACGCATTCTTTCAAAAAGACCCGATCTTGGCACAGCTGGCGGAGCTCTATCCCTTTGTCTACGAGCAGCCGACACGTGCTTTTTTCTACAACAAATCCACATTCGATGAGCGCGCACGCATCGTTGAGCAGCATATGCTCTTTCTGTGCGGGAAGCTGCGTGCAGATGTGCTCCTTCCGCTCTATCAGCGGGTCTCCGTACCTCTGTGGCAGGGGATCATGTGCATGGACGAGCAGATGACGGCGGCGCTGTTCTTTGACTACGGGCAGCGCAAGGAGGGACTGCTGTCCGTCATTCTGCGGCTCGGCGCGGCATCCCTCTATCAGATCATCTTCTGGATTGCGCCGGCAGAGGACGGCGCAGATGCCATGTGGATCGGAGCGATGCAGGGACCGAACATGGAGAATGCACGCGACGTGGTCAAGGCGGCGACCAAGGCGTGTCATACCTATCGGACGAAAAATCTCGTACTCTACATCGCGCAGGCAGTTGCACGCAGTCTGAGGATCGGGCGGATCTACGCCGTGACGAACGAGGGCTACTACGCGAACAATCACGTGCGCGTTGATCGAAAGCTCAAGACGGACTTCAGCGCGTTCTGGCGCGAGGCGGGAGGAACGGATACCGCAGACGCACGGTTCATGGAACTGCCGCTCATCGAGCCGCGCAAGACGATGGAGGAGGTGCCGACGCGCAAGAGAGCGGTCTATCGGCGCAGGTTCGCCCTGTTGGACGCGATCGACGCGGAGGTCAGTGCGTCCGTCCGCGCCGTTTTACGATGAAGAAACGGAAAAACGCCCGCCGTGGGAGGATTGTTCCCACAGCGGGCGTTCGTATTTCGCGTTATTTTTTCTTCGACGGGGAGGGCGGCTGATACTGCACCGACTCCACCTTTAGGCCCGGGGTGATGCCGCGCGTGAGGCGTTGTTCCATGCGCTCGTGGACGTGGGCGTATTTTGCGGTGACCTTCGGGCTGCGCTGACGCAGGGTCTCCTGTACGACGCGCAGATCCTTCGTCTCCTGATAGAGGTTCGTGCCGCAGCTGTGGCGGAAGAGATGGCACGCATAGCCGGGCTGCTTGAGTCCTGCGTCTGTCAGTGCCCTGTTGATGACGTAGCGGATGCCGACGCGCGTGATGCGTCCC of the Selenomonas dianae genome contains:
- a CDS encoding O-antigen ligase family protein codes for the protein MRLNEVGIERIHTWAFYLLGGFALFSNVSIAVGNIFLGTLTALVLFRLWRRHDDWQDALPDGRVGMALLILMGVLVLCSLFSNDVSHSLRVFGDYYGYRMIAFYAVLLMIREKRQLARIGICVAASFVVNDLAIIAQGIVYGNMRADGFSFSMTSGGFLSMLLPALAVLLMSGRLDARYRIPAAATLLVGCAALLFNGTRGAWVAVPIDVLVCAVFLVRDKKRLLAGILAAVVVFGTVFALSPALSSRFASIGDTKMQSSSERFLLWTSAAHMFTDHPVLGIGYAGFNAAYHEQYILPEAKERELGHAHSNVMQMLGECGAVGLAALLFWWGACLSYGIRAWRTAQHIAGLLLPAVLLGLILQGLTEYNMGNSSVMKLHWLLMGLCLQWLRLDLDGRRIR
- a CDS encoding VirK/YbjX family protein — encoded protein: MQSFYQLAKQIYDMNNPREVRRAVIFCARAWLHRGEMQKLDAFFQKDPILAQLAELYPFVYEQPTRAFFYNKSTFDERARIVEQHMLFLCGKLRADVLLPLYQRVSVPLWQGIMCMDEQMTAALFFDYGQRKEGLLSVILRLGAASLYQIIFWIAPAEDGADAMWIGAMQGPNMENARDVVKAATKACHTYRTKNLVLYIAQAVARSLRIGRIYAVTNEGYYANNHVRVDRKLKTDFSAFWREAGGTDTADARFMELPLIEPRKTMEEVPTRKRAVYRRRFALLDAIDAEVSASVRAVLR